A genomic stretch from Desulfotignum balticum DSM 7044 includes:
- a CDS encoding PAS domain-containing hybrid sensor histidine kinase/response regulator, whose amino-acid sequence MKKKQNKPSRFSTPELHTHPIENDWKNSEDGYGYRILFEQTGEALFVAQDGIIIIHNPKSTELFGYLSEEFHAKPFVEFIHEDDRQMVMDYYLQRLKGENPPARYSFRIIHQTGRILWVRINAVMIQWNTRPAVLFFMRDITECRQAEQALKQSKDRLSRVLLCANDGWWEWDLKNDATYYSKRWWEMLGYAKNELLSESDLWRRLMHPDDRFRARRFLNRTLASNLNRYEIEIRLRHKDGHFIPVLSKAYIFRDAERNIIRISGINIDLSERKQTEARLHLQTLLFNQVQDRIAITDLEGIITYVNDAQAQALGYSREELIGVPITRFDKGLAQGITRREMITKTLAHGRWRSEIFRRTANDQVVILDCRTQIVLDENGNKAALAFISTDITDQKKSEQMKDELQIQLNQAQKMESVGRLSGGVAHDFNNMLGVILGYVDLALMKAGDRHDGNRELEEIQTAAKRSVDLIKQLLTFASKQIIDPKPLNLNPAIEKMLNILRRLIGENIDLIWKPAKFPCPVKIDPTQIDQVLANLCVNARDAIAGVGTISIETGRQSFDEDYCRENSDCTPGEFVLLSVRDNGCGIDQDHLDHLFEPFFTTKEVGKGTGLGLATVYGVVKQNNGFINVYSEPGWGTTFNIYLPLLKADEDVTAEKTGKKPSFGGTETILVVEDEPAILRMIRMMLKQKGYSVISAATPTQALEKMETHAGAIDLLLTDVIMPEMNGLDLSRQIIVECPPALKLPIPCFRFQQIAFRVVCFALYRLSSARFNN is encoded by the coding sequence GTGAAAAAAAAACAAAACAAACCCTCCCGTTTCTCAACGCCTGAATTACATACCCACCCCATCGAGAACGATTGGAAAAACAGTGAGGATGGTTATGGTTACCGGATACTTTTTGAACAGACCGGAGAGGCCCTGTTTGTGGCTCAGGACGGAATCATCATTATCCACAATCCCAAGAGCACGGAATTGTTTGGTTATTTAAGCGAAGAATTCCATGCAAAACCGTTTGTCGAGTTCATTCATGAAGATGACCGTCAAATGGTCATGGATTATTATCTGCAACGCCTTAAAGGAGAGAATCCGCCGGCGCGTTATTCCTTTCGTATCATTCATCAAACCGGTCGTATTTTGTGGGTGAGAATCAATGCAGTAATGATCCAGTGGAACACACGGCCGGCTGTTTTGTTCTTCATGCGCGATATCACCGAATGCAGACAGGCTGAGCAGGCATTGAAGCAAAGTAAAGACCGGTTGTCCCGGGTGCTGTTGTGTGCCAATGACGGGTGGTGGGAATGGGACCTCAAAAACGATGCCACATATTATTCCAAACGCTGGTGGGAGATGCTGGGGTATGCCAAGAATGAATTGCTCTCTGAATCCGATTTATGGCGCCGCCTGATGCATCCGGACGACAGATTCAGAGCAAGACGGTTCCTGAACAGGACACTGGCTTCAAACTTGAACCGATACGAAATAGAAATCCGGCTTCGCCACAAAGACGGACACTTTATCCCCGTGCTTTCAAAAGCCTATATTTTCAGGGATGCAGAAAGAAATATCATCAGAATTTCTGGTATCAACATTGATCTTTCGGAACGCAAACAGACAGAAGCCCGGCTGCATCTTCAAACCCTTTTGTTCAATCAGGTCCAGGACCGGATCGCCATCACAGATCTTGAGGGTATCATCACATATGTCAACGATGCCCAGGCTCAGGCTTTGGGATATTCCCGGGAGGAACTGATCGGCGTCCCCATCACCCGATTCGACAAAGGTCTGGCCCAGGGCATCACAAGGCGGGAGATGATAACAAAAACACTGGCGCACGGGAGATGGCGAAGTGAAATTTTCAGACGGACTGCCAATGATCAGGTCGTAATTCTGGACTGCCGCACCCAGATTGTACTGGATGAAAATGGCAACAAGGCTGCTTTGGCTTTCATCTCCACGGACATCACCGATCAAAAAAAATCCGAGCAAATGAAAGACGAACTCCAGATTCAACTCAACCAGGCCCAGAAGATGGAATCCGTGGGCCGGCTGTCCGGCGGGGTGGCCCATGATTTCAACAACATGCTGGGCGTGATTTTAGGGTATGTGGATTTAGCCCTAATGAAAGCCGGGGATCGTCATGATGGGAATCGTGAACTGGAAGAAATTCAAACCGCTGCCAAGCGGTCCGTGGATCTTATCAAACAATTGCTGACCTTTGCCAGTAAACAGATCATTGATCCCAAACCGTTGAATTTGAACCCTGCCATCGAGAAAATGCTGAATATACTTCGACGGCTGATCGGTGAAAATATCGATCTGATCTGGAAACCGGCAAAATTTCCATGCCCGGTTAAAATCGATCCAACCCAGATCGACCAGGTTCTGGCAAACCTGTGCGTGAACGCCAGGGATGCCATTGCCGGGGTTGGCACAATTTCCATTGAAACCGGCAGACAATCTTTTGATGAAGATTACTGCCGCGAAAACTCTGACTGTACGCCCGGCGAGTTTGTCCTGCTGTCGGTCAGAGACAATGGATGCGGCATCGATCAAGACCACCTGGATCATCTGTTTGAACCTTTTTTCACCACCAAGGAAGTGGGAAAAGGCACAGGGCTGGGTCTTGCCACCGTTTACGGTGTTGTGAAGCAAAACAACGGATTTATCAATGTTTACAGCGAACCCGGCTGGGGCACGACGTTCAACATCTATCTGCCCCTTCTTAAGGCAGATGAGGATGTTACCGCCGAAAAAACCGGGAAAAAACCATCCTTTGGCGGCACTGAAACCATTCTGGTGGTGGAGGATGAACCCGCTATTTTAAGAATGATTCGTATGATGCTCAAACAGAAAGGGTATTCAGTGATATCTGCGGCCACGCCAACGCAAGCCCTGGAAAAGATGGAAACTCATGCCGGCGCCATTGATCTGCTCCTGACAGACGTGATCATGCCGGAAATGAATGGTCTGGACCTGTCCAGACAGATCATTGTTGAATGCCCTCCTGCCCTGAAGCTACCCATCCCTTGTTTTCGCTTTCAGCAGATCGCATTCCGGGTGGTATGTTTTGCCTTGTACAGATTGTCATCCGCCCGTTTCAACAATTGA
- a CDS encoding NADH-ubiquinone oxidoreductase-F iron-sulfur binding region domain-containing protein: MTFAEIQEQAGKEWDELINGQKPQIAIGTATCGRSAGAMAVVKAFEDGLAEKKVDASIREVGCIGPCYAEPLVNIDKPGKPTICFKNVNPDMVTEIIDAYLLGDDPLPQYTLGTLGQGEIKGVTKILDTPSFKPQERRVFRNCGIIDPTNINHYIANQGYEGLHKALTAMTQQEVVDVMKASGLRGRGGGGFPAGRKWEAGLAAKGTPKYVVCNADEGDPGAFMDRAVIEGDPHSVLEGMAIAGYTIGAETGYIYVRAEYPLAIRRLERAIAQAHEKGFLGKNILGTDFNFEIKIFPGAGAFVCGESTALTLSIEGKRGMPRVAPRPRTTEIGLYDKPTLLNNVKTFSSSPMIITKGAEWFASVGTEKSTGTAIFALTGKVNNCGLIEVPMGITLREIIYDIGGGISDGGTFKAVQTGGPSGGCLPASLLDTPIDYDSLDEAGSIMGSGGMVVMDEKTCMVDVARYFLDFTVIESCGQCVPCRLGTKELLEVLKEICAGKGRKEDLDLLYELSLAIHAGSICGLGQTAANPVLTTLRYFKEEYEAHIFEKRCPAKVCKSLISFVIREDKCVGCGICARSCPVSAISGEKKKVHVIDQSVCVQCGVCQEKCPTKFSAVDCVSPKIKTSTPEKMETT, from the coding sequence ATGACGTTTGCTGAAATACAGGAACAGGCCGGAAAAGAATGGGATGAGCTGATAAACGGGCAGAAGCCTCAAATCGCCATTGGTACTGCCACCTGCGGCAGATCCGCCGGTGCCATGGCCGTGGTCAAGGCATTTGAAGATGGACTGGCCGAAAAAAAAGTGGATGCCAGCATTCGTGAAGTCGGGTGTATCGGCCCCTGTTATGCCGAGCCCCTGGTGAACATTGACAAACCCGGCAAACCCACCATCTGTTTTAAAAATGTCAATCCCGACATGGTGACTGAAATCATCGATGCCTATCTTTTAGGCGATGATCCGCTGCCCCAGTATACACTGGGCACATTGGGACAGGGCGAAATCAAAGGCGTGACAAAAATTCTGGACACCCCTTCTTTCAAACCCCAGGAACGCCGGGTATTCCGCAACTGCGGGATTATCGATCCCACCAATATCAATCATTACATTGCCAACCAGGGATATGAAGGGCTTCACAAAGCCCTGACCGCCATGACCCAGCAGGAAGTGGTGGATGTCATGAAAGCATCCGGCCTGCGGGGCCGGGGCGGCGGCGGATTTCCCGCCGGCCGGAAATGGGAAGCCGGACTGGCCGCCAAAGGCACGCCCAAATATGTGGTATGTAACGCAGATGAAGGTGACCCGGGCGCGTTCATGGACCGGGCCGTGATCGAAGGAGACCCGCATTCGGTTCTGGAGGGAATGGCCATCGCCGGGTACACCATTGGCGCGGAAACCGGATATATCTATGTGCGGGCGGAATATCCCCTGGCCATCAGACGTCTGGAACGGGCCATTGCCCAGGCCCATGAAAAGGGATTTCTGGGGAAAAATATTTTGGGAACCGACTTCAACTTTGAAATCAAAATCTTTCCCGGTGCCGGCGCGTTTGTCTGCGGTGAATCCACAGCCCTCACCCTGTCCATCGAAGGCAAACGGGGCATGCCCCGGGTGGCCCCCCGGCCGAGAACCACGGAAATCGGCCTTTATGACAAACCCACATTGCTCAACAACGTGAAAACCTTTTCATCGTCTCCCATGATCATCACCAAAGGCGCGGAATGGTTTGCCAGCGTGGGCACTGAAAAAAGCACGGGAACAGCCATTTTTGCTCTGACCGGCAAGGTGAACAACTGCGGGCTCATTGAAGTGCCCATGGGAATCACCCTCAGGGAAATCATTTATGACATCGGCGGCGGCATCTCGGACGGCGGCACGTTCAAGGCCGTCCAGACCGGCGGGCCTTCAGGCGGTTGTCTGCCGGCATCTTTGCTGGACACCCCCATTGATTACGACTCCCTGGACGAAGCAGGCTCGATTATGGGTTCCGGCGGCATGGTGGTCATGGATGAAAAAACCTGTATGGTGGATGTGGCCCGGTATTTCCTGGATTTCACGGTCATTGAATCCTGCGGCCAGTGTGTGCCCTGCCGGCTGGGAACCAAAGAACTTTTGGAAGTGCTCAAGGAAATCTGTGCCGGAAAGGGCCGAAAAGAAGACCTGGATCTGCTGTATGAACTGAGCCTGGCCATTCATGCCGGTTCCATCTGCGGTCTGGGACAAACCGCTGCGAACCCGGTGCTCACCACCCTGCGGTATTTCAAGGAAGAATATGAAGCCCATATTTTTGAAAAGCGGTGTCCGGCCAAAGTATGCAAGTCATTGATCTCCTTTGTCATCCGGGAAGACAAATGCGTGGGATGCGGCATCTGCGCCAGATCCTGCCCGGTAAGTGCCATTTCCGGCGAAAAGAAAAAGGTCCATGTCATTGACCAGTCCGTCTGCGTCCAGTGCGGGGTGTGCCAGGAAAAATGTCCGACCAAATTCAGCGCCGTGGACTGCGTGTCTCCCAAAATTAAAACATCGACACCTGAAAAAATGGAAACGACCTGA
- a CDS encoding transporter substrate-binding domain-containing diguanylate cyclase, with translation MVAFPAGAAQSLSLHSVSDETVSIAVLNNFPPFSFSVRGKVVGFTIDYLDLLSRETGMTITLVPGKWEENLSKFKNGDVDAITAISHTLERESYARFTTPYYLIPTVVYIRENSFDYHGVKSLQGRRVGIESDIYYKQYLELYPDIQIVEVDDTSDLMKKLSFREIDAVVSNINIGNFMIKQHVLENIELAGKIDIPEIEDEDLRIGVRKEKKQVHALLQDAMNRIPFSEYRRLQDRWIGATPEDMQETLMIGDREFITAHVQKYGGVRLGFHKNWYPVDFMDKDNRHAGISAQLFEMISDMHDIPMIEQRSGSYESIVESLVQGKTDVIPAIVPGTGFDSKLIYTPPYLALPLVIATRSDEFFVGDIEHLSGKRICLANRGSIFTNFKKKYPSLVFVEVDSAKQGLKQVQNKKSFAFLGTVPSIAYAIKNNNLYNIKISGKLEETLPVSAAVRSGNEALAAVINIATQSIPEEERRRAVDQWISISLEEKVDYTLVWQILIASGMILIAAVVWLKKTHQYNREISNAYDLLEEKNKALEKLSITDPLTDLYNRHKLDMAFAKEIERSNRYHRPLSLVIIDIDHFKPVNDRFGHQAGDNVLKKLAVLIKHRIRSSDIPGRWGGEEFLILCPETDRKGAWHLADALRKDVQSFEFLPETTITISGGVAEYEPGEDGDQLLKRADDNLYKAKHTTRNAIC, from the coding sequence ATGGTTGCCTTTCCGGCGGGGGCTGCGCAATCTTTGTCCTTACATTCTGTTTCAGATGAAACCGTTTCCATCGCTGTTTTGAACAATTTTCCGCCGTTTTCTTTTTCAGTCAGGGGAAAGGTTGTGGGGTTCACCATAGACTACCTGGATCTGTTGTCCCGGGAAACGGGGATGACAATCACCCTGGTTCCCGGGAAATGGGAAGAAAACCTGTCAAAATTCAAAAACGGGGATGTCGATGCCATTACGGCCATATCCCATACCCTTGAGAGGGAATCGTACGCCCGGTTCACAACCCCGTATTACCTGATCCCCACCGTCGTTTACATCCGGGAGAACAGTTTTGACTACCACGGGGTCAAATCGCTGCAAGGCCGGCGCGTCGGTATTGAAAGTGATATTTATTACAAACAATACCTGGAATTATATCCAGACATTCAGATCGTTGAAGTCGATGACACCAGTGATCTGATGAAAAAACTGTCTTTCCGTGAGATCGATGCCGTGGTCAGCAATATCAATATCGGTAATTTTATGATCAAACAGCATGTGCTGGAAAACATTGAACTGGCCGGGAAAATCGATATTCCGGAGATTGAAGATGAGGACTTGCGCATCGGTGTCAGAAAAGAAAAAAAACAGGTTCATGCATTGCTGCAAGATGCCATGAACCGGATTCCCTTTTCTGAATACAGGCGGCTGCAGGATCGCTGGATCGGTGCGACGCCAGAGGATATGCAGGAAACACTCATGATAGGAGACCGGGAGTTTATCACTGCCCATGTCCAAAAATACGGGGGGGTGAGACTCGGGTTCCACAAAAACTGGTATCCGGTTGATTTCATGGATAAAGACAACCGCCATGCCGGTATCAGCGCGCAATTGTTTGAAATGATATCTGATATGCATGACATTCCCATGATTGAACAGCGTTCCGGCAGTTATGAATCGATTGTGGAATCGTTGGTGCAGGGAAAAACAGATGTCATCCCCGCGATCGTTCCCGGCACCGGGTTTGACTCTAAATTGATTTATACCCCGCCTTATCTGGCGCTGCCTTTAGTGATTGCCACCCGCAGCGACGAGTTTTTTGTGGGCGATATTGAACATCTTTCAGGAAAACGTATCTGCCTTGCGAACCGGGGCAGTATCTTCACAAACTTTAAGAAAAAATACCCGTCCCTTGTTTTTGTTGAGGTTGATTCGGCAAAACAGGGGTTGAAACAGGTCCAGAACAAAAAAAGTTTTGCTTTTCTGGGAACGGTTCCTTCTATTGCGTATGCCATTAAAAACAACAATCTTTATAATATTAAAATTTCAGGGAAACTGGAAGAAACGCTGCCCGTCAGTGCGGCGGTACGTTCCGGTAATGAAGCGCTGGCAGCGGTGATCAATATCGCTACACAAAGTATTCCCGAAGAAGAACGCAGACGGGCGGTGGATCAATGGATTTCCATCAGTCTGGAAGAAAAAGTGGACTACACCCTGGTGTGGCAGATTTTGATTGCTTCGGGCATGATATTGATTGCCGCCGTCGTCTGGCTGAAAAAAACCCATCAATACAACCGGGAGATATCCAACGCCTATGACCTGCTGGAAGAAAAAAACAAAGCCCTTGAGAAACTGTCCATTACCGATCCTTTGACGGATTTGTACAACCGCCATAAACTGGATATGGCGTTTGCCAAAGAAATCGAACGGTCCAACCGGTATCACCGGCCGCTTTCACTGGTGATCATCGATATCGATCATTTCAAGCCTGTCAATGATCGTTTCGGGCACCAGGCCGGAGATAACGTTCTTAAAAAACTGGCAGTACTCATCAAACATCGGATTCGTTCTTCCGATATTCCGGGACGCTGGGGCGGTGAAGAATTTCTCATTCTCTGTCCGGAAACAGACCGAAAGGGCGCATGGCATCTGGCGGACGCATTGAGAAAAGATGTTCAGTCCTTTGAGTTTCTGCCTGAAACAACCATTACCATCAGCGGGGGTGTGGCTGAATATGAACCCGGTGAAGATGGCGATCAATTGTTGAAACGGGCGGATGACAATCTGTACAAGGCAAAACATACCACCCGGAATGCGATCTGCTGA
- the fdhF gene encoding formate dehydrogenase subunit alpha, which translates to MDQNSITINGHVYHFRPGQTILDVAQENNIDIPNLCHLKGTRATGACRVCIVELEESWGKKLVSSCSSPAKNGMVVHTESPEVVQYRRFYIGLMLDSGNHNCDIGASADESWTDFQIEAMENEQKEELCPVWGDCELQALAYRYQVKGRVSGRHREPVKVPIEKDNPFIIRDMSRCILCGRCVAACNELQVNQAIDYGFRGTNEKIVAGTGNTLMTSSCVFCGECVQVCPVGALIPTKAFRDDRFVPTSTVRTTCSFCGVGCQMDLHVQNNKIVKIDGADRNLPPNNGMLCVKGRYGFEFVGAPDRLTTPLIKKDGKQVPASWDEALDRVAEKLTEIKQKHGADAMGVLTSARATNEDNYIAQKFTRAVLKTNNIDHCARLUHSSTVAGLAASFGSGAMTNTIADIETSDLILVAGSNTTENHPVLSTFMKRAVLKGKKLVVIDPRFVKLANNATKWLRPNPGTDIAWINGLMHVIIKEDLHDKTFIADRTENFDALKDVVASYTPERVEEITGIPAQDIIEVAREFAKAPAASICYCMGITQHTCGTDNVKSLANLSMLCGHLGKPGGGVNPLRGQNNVQGACDMGGLPNVYTAYQTVTNEDIRKKYEAAWNVLDMPAKPGLPVTEMIEKAYEGEFKSLYIMGENPMVSDPDLNHAEKAFSNLEFLVVQDIFETETTALADVVLPACCWAEKDGTFANTERRVQRVRKAVEPPEGAKLDWEILCEIAKRMGYDMTYENSHEVYKEICAVTPSYRGITWERIEKGGIAWPCPDESHPGTPILHTTQFTRGKGLFHAIEHQPPAEQTDADYPYVLTTGRVLYHYHTRTMTSRTEGLNVMSPECFVEISHNDAKKLGLGTGDVVNVSSRRGKISAKLKVSYKAVDGTIFMPFHFAQAAANRLTNSKLDPVAKIPELKVCAINIEPAA; encoded by the coding sequence ATGGATCAGAACAGCATTACCATCAATGGTCACGTCTATCATTTTAGACCCGGCCAGACCATTCTGGACGTTGCACAGGAAAATAATATTGATATCCCCAATCTCTGCCATCTGAAAGGGACCCGGGCGACCGGGGCCTGTCGTGTCTGTATTGTGGAGCTGGAGGAATCCTGGGGAAAGAAACTGGTGTCATCATGCAGTTCACCGGCCAAAAACGGTATGGTGGTTCATACAGAATCTCCGGAGGTCGTTCAATACCGCAGATTCTACATTGGATTGATGCTGGATTCGGGCAATCACAACTGTGATATCGGCGCATCAGCGGATGAATCCTGGACCGATTTTCAGATCGAGGCCATGGAAAACGAACAGAAAGAGGAACTGTGCCCCGTGTGGGGGGATTGCGAGCTTCAGGCCCTGGCGTACCGGTACCAGGTCAAGGGCCGGGTCAGCGGCCGCCATAGAGAACCCGTGAAAGTACCCATCGAAAAAGACAATCCCTTTATTATCCGGGACATGTCCCGGTGCATCCTGTGCGGCCGGTGTGTGGCCGCCTGCAACGAGCTTCAGGTGAACCAGGCCATTGATTACGGGTTTCGAGGCACCAATGAGAAAATTGTCGCCGGAACCGGCAACACATTGATGACATCCAGCTGCGTGTTCTGCGGAGAATGTGTTCAGGTCTGTCCCGTGGGGGCATTGATTCCCACCAAAGCGTTCAGAGATGACCGGTTTGTTCCCACCAGTACTGTGCGGACCACCTGCTCCTTCTGCGGGGTGGGATGTCAGATGGATCTCCATGTCCAGAACAATAAAATCGTTAAAATCGACGGTGCCGACCGGAACCTGCCTCCCAACAATGGGATGCTGTGTGTCAAAGGCCGGTACGGGTTTGAATTTGTCGGCGCACCGGACCGGTTGACCACGCCGCTGATTAAAAAAGACGGCAAACAGGTACCTGCCTCCTGGGATGAAGCCCTGGATCGGGTGGCGGAAAAACTCACTGAAATCAAACAGAAGCACGGGGCCGATGCCATGGGCGTGCTCACCTCGGCCCGGGCCACCAACGAGGACAATTACATTGCCCAGAAATTCACCCGGGCCGTGCTCAAGACAAACAATATCGACCATTGTGCGCGACTGTGACACAGCTCCACTGTAGCCGGTCTGGCTGCATCTTTTGGAAGTGGTGCCATGACAAACACCATTGCAGACATCGAGACATCCGATCTGATTCTGGTGGCCGGGTCCAATACCACGGAAAATCACCCGGTTTTGTCCACGTTTATGAAACGGGCGGTTTTGAAAGGCAAAAAACTGGTGGTGATCGATCCTCGGTTCGTCAAGCTGGCCAATAACGCCACAAAATGGCTGCGTCCGAATCCGGGAACGGATATCGCCTGGATCAACGGGCTGATGCATGTGATCATCAAAGAAGATCTGCATGATAAAACCTTTATTGCGGACCGCACAGAAAATTTTGATGCACTCAAGGATGTGGTGGCGTCTTATACCCCGGAACGGGTTGAAGAGATCACGGGAATCCCGGCCCAGGATATCATTGAGGTGGCACGGGAATTCGCCAAAGCCCCGGCCGCGTCCATCTGCTATTGCATGGGCATCACCCAGCATACCTGCGGGACCGACAATGTCAAGTCTTTGGCCAACCTGTCCATGCTGTGCGGGCATTTGGGCAAACCCGGCGGCGGTGTGAATCCGTTGCGGGGGCAGAACAATGTCCAGGGGGCCTGTGATATGGGCGGGCTTCCCAATGTGTACACGGCCTACCAGACCGTGACCAATGAGGATATAAGAAAAAAATATGAGGCCGCCTGGAATGTATTGGATATGCCTGCCAAACCCGGTCTGCCCGTGACGGAAATGATCGAAAAGGCCTATGAAGGAGAATTCAAGTCCCTGTATATCATGGGAGAAAACCCCATGGTGTCTGATCCGGACCTGAACCATGCGGAAAAAGCGTTTTCCAATCTTGAGTTTCTGGTGGTTCAGGATATTTTTGAAACCGAAACCACGGCCCTGGCGGATGTGGTCTTGCCGGCCTGCTGCTGGGCGGAAAAAGACGGCACATTTGCCAATACCGAACGCCGGGTTCAGCGGGTGAGAAAAGCCGTGGAGCCTCCGGAAGGGGCCAAGCTGGACTGGGAGATCCTGTGTGAGATCGCAAAACGTATGGGCTATGACATGACATATGAAAACAGCCATGAGGTTTACAAGGAGATCTGTGCCGTGACCCCGTCCTACCGGGGCATCACCTGGGAGCGCATTGAAAAAGGCGGAATAGCCTGGCCATGCCCGGATGAAAGCCATCCCGGCACCCCGATTCTGCACACCACCCAATTTACCCGGGGCAAGGGGCTGTTTCATGCCATCGAGCACCAGCCGCCGGCGGAACAGACGGATGCAGACTATCCTTATGTTCTGACCACCGGGCGGGTGCTGTACCATTATCATACCCGGACCATGACAAGCCGGACGGAAGGGCTGAATGTGATGTCACCGGAGTGTTTTGTGGAAATTTCTCACAATGATGCGAAAAAACTGGGACTGGGCACGGGAGATGTGGTCAATGTATCCTCCCGAAGGGGCAAGATCAGTGCCAAGCTCAAAGTGTCCTATAAAGCCGTAGACGGCACGATTTTCATGCCGTTTCACTTTGCCCAGGCCGCAGCCAACCGGTTGACCAATTCCAAGTTGGATCCCGTGGCCAAGATTCCGGAACTCAAAGTGTGTGCCATCAATATTGAACCGGCCGCGTAA
- the nuoE gene encoding NADH-quinone oxidoreductase subunit NuoE, with amino-acid sequence MEDRLSEILLPYKGKRDALIPILQKVQAELGYLPDEAMLEIARVTGLPESRVFAVASFYAQFRFTPRGKHSFMVCRGTACHVRGAEKILEETERALGIVEGETTEDQEYTLETVACIGCCALAPCVMIDEDVEAKLTPKMVSEIIDRRKAK; translated from the coding sequence ATGGAAGATCGGTTGAGTGAGATACTTTTACCTTATAAAGGAAAACGGGATGCGCTCATCCCGATTCTACAGAAAGTACAGGCAGAACTGGGTTATCTGCCGGATGAAGCCATGCTTGAAATCGCCAGAGTGACCGGCCTCCCGGAAAGCCGGGTGTTTGCAGTGGCATCTTTTTATGCCCAGTTCCGTTTCACCCCCAGGGGCAAACATTCTTTTATGGTATGCCGGGGAACGGCCTGCCATGTCCGGGGGGCGGAAAAGATTCTGGAAGAAACAGAAAGGGCTTTGGGTATTGTTGAAGGAGAAACCACTGAAGATCAGGAATATACCCTGGAAACCGTGGCCTGTATCGGCTGCTGCGCCTTAGCGCCCTGTGTGATGATCGATGAAGATGTGGAAGCCAAGCTGACCCCTAAAATGGTTTCGGAAATAATCGACAGGAGGAAAGCAAAATGA
- a CDS encoding L-threonylcarbamoyladenylate synthase: MPETSTPRPEARLKKPLRVIRIDPDHPAPQTIHQAAALIQNQGVVVFPTQGLYGLAADARDSLAIKKIFHIKHRPETNPLLILIHSPMDLEELVTHIPDAAHRLMQAFWPGGLTLIFKAAPRVSDLLTAGTGKIGVRIPSHPVARALVKAAGRPITGTSANRSGAPGCSQIKDLSQDLIRAADLVLNAGPLKGGTGSTILDVTCDPPWVIRQGRIPFDSIRQVLGP; the protein is encoded by the coding sequence TTGCCTGAAACATCCACGCCGAGGCCTGAAGCCCGGCTGAAAAAACCGCTGCGGGTGATCCGGATCGATCCGGATCACCCGGCACCCCAAACCATTCACCAGGCTGCGGCATTGATCCAAAACCAGGGCGTGGTGGTTTTTCCCACCCAGGGCCTGTATGGTCTGGCAGCAGATGCCCGGGATTCTCTGGCCATCAAAAAAATATTTCACATCAAGCACCGGCCTGAAACCAATCCCCTGTTGATCCTGATCCACAGTCCCATGGATCTGGAAGAACTGGTGACCCATATTCCGGATGCGGCCCACAGGCTGATGCAGGCCTTCTGGCCCGGGGGCCTGACCCTGATTTTCAAGGCCGCACCCCGTGTCAGTGATCTGCTCACGGCCGGTACCGGCAAAATCGGGGTCCGGATCCCGTCTCATCCCGTGGCCCGGGCTCTGGTCAAAGCCGCGGGACGTCCCATCACCGGCACCAGTGCCAACCGGTCCGGTGCCCCCGGGTGCAGCCAGATCAAAGACCTGTCCCAGGACCTGATCCGGGCTGCGGATCTGGTCCTGAATGCCGGCCCCTTAAAAGGCGGCACCGGCTCCACCATCCTGGATGTCACCTGTGATCCTCCCTGGGTAATCAGGCAGGGGAGGATTCCCTTTGATTCGATCCGGCAGGTACTGGGGCCCTGA